The Nerophis lumbriciformis linkage group LG07, RoL_Nlum_v2.1, whole genome shotgun sequence genome window below encodes:
- the kbtbd2 gene encoding kelch repeat and BTB domain-containing protein 2 — protein MSDLGERRPVNMDYAVSLLEQLKFFYEQKLLTDVVLLVEDTEFPCHKMVLATCSSYFRAMFMSGLSESKQTHVRLRNVDAATLQIIITYAYTGHLAISDSTVELLYETACFLQVEDVLLQCRDYLVKKIHPENCVRMLSIGDLFSCSELKQSAKRMVEHKFPTVYRQDAFLQLSHELLIDVLSSDNLNVEKEETVREAAMLWLEYNMEARSQHLSSVLSQIRIDALSEVTQRAWFQGLPPNDKSVVVQGLYKSMPKFFKPRLGMTKEEMLIFIEALSKPQDEARLFSMSPPTTVVCYSPQAEKVYKLCNPPGDLQKVGALVTPDNDVFIAGGQIILNDSIATHGLVDLRSVDSFFWFDAQQNSWVAKTPMLCARLKPSLVYCDGYIYAIGGDNVGGELNKRTVERYDCEKDEWSMMSPLPFAWNWCTSVVVHDRIYVMTHDIMYCYFPRGDAWVEMAMRKTSRCFASAAAFGDLIFYIGGLHVVSNSGIRLPTSTIDGPSVTVEVYDLNKNEWRPAANIPAKRYADPCVRAVVLLNSLCIFMRETHMNERAKYAVYQYDVELDRWCLRQHVSERVLWDLGKDFRCAVGKLYPSCLQESPWKPPTYLFSPDGAEEFQIDGELVSLPHVWL, from the exons ATGTCGGATCTGGGCGAGCGCAGGCCGGTCAACATGGACTACGCTGTCTCCCTGCTGGAGCAGCTCAAGTTCTTCTATGAGCAGAAGCTATTGACTGACGTGGTCCTGCTGGTGGAGGACACCGAGTTCCCGTGTCATAAGATGGTTCTGGCCACCTGTAGCTCCTACTTCAG GGCGATGTTCATGAGCGGGCTGAGCGAGAGCAAGCAGACGCACGTGCGCCTAAGGAACGTGGACGCCGCCACGCTGCAGATCATCATCACGTACGCCTACACGGGCCACCTGGCCATCAGCGACAGCACGGTGGAGCTGCTCTACGAGACCGCCTGCTTCCTACAG GTGGAGGACGTCTTGCTGCAGTGCCGAGACTACCTGGTGAAGAAGATCCACCCGGAGAACTGCGTGCGGATGCTGAGCATCGGCGACCTGTTCAGCTGCAGCGAGCTGAAGCAGAGCGCCAAGCGCATGGTGGAGCACAAGTTCCCCACCGTGTACCGGCAGGACGCCTTCCTGCAGCTCTCGCACGAGCTCCTCATCGACGTCCTGAGCAGCGACAACCTCAACGTGGAGAAGGAGGAGACTGTGCGCGAGGCCGCCATGCTGTGGCTGGAGTACAACATGGAGGCGCGCTCGCAGCACCTGTCCTCCGTGCTCAGTCAGATCCGCATCGACGCGCTCTCCGAGGTGACGCAGCGCGCCTGGTTCCAGGGCCTGCCCCCCAACGACAAGTCCGTAGTGGTGCAGGGCCTCTACAAGTCCATGCCCAAGTTCTTCAAGCCCCGCCTGGGAATGACCAAGGAGGAGATGCTCATCTTCATCGAGGCCTTGTCGAAGCCGCAGGACGAGGCCCGCCTCTTTTCCATGTCGCCGCCCACCACCGTGGTGTGCTACAGCCCGCAGGCCGAGAAAGTCTACAAACTCTGTAACCCCCCCGGAGACCTGCAGAAGGTGGGGGCCCTGGTCACCCCGGACAACGACGTCTTTATCGCCGGCGGTCAGATCATCCTCAACGACTCCATCGCCACCCACGGCCTGGTGGACCTGCGCTCGGTGGACAGCTTCTTCTGGTTCGACGCCCAACAGAACTCCTGGGTGGCCAAGACCCCCATGCTGTGCGCCCGCCTCAAGCCCTCGCTGGTCTACTGCGACGGCTACATCTATGCAATCGGCGGCGACAACGTCGGCGGCGAGCTGAACAAGCGCACGGTGGAGCGATACGACTGCGAGAAGGACGAGTGGAGCATGATGAGCCCGCTGCCCTTCGCTTGGAACTGGTGCACGTCGGTGGTGGTGCACGACCGCATCTACGTGATGACGCACGACATCATGTACTGCTACTTCCCCCGCGGCGACGCCTGGGTGGAAATGGCCATGCGCAAGACCAGCCGCTGCTTCGCCTCCGCCGCCGCCTTCGGAGACCTCATCTTCTACATCGGCGGCCTCCACGTGGTCAGCAACTCGGGCATCCGCTTGCCCACCAGCACCATCGACGGCCCCTCCGTCACCGTGGAGGTCTACGACCTCAACAAGAACGAGTGGCGCCCCGCCGCCAACATCCCCGCCAAGCGCTACGCGGACCCGTGCGTGCGGGCGGTGGTGCTGCTCAACTCGCTGTGCATCTTCATGCGCGAGACCCACATGAACGAGCGCGCCAAGTACGCCGTCTACCAGTACGACGTGGAGCTGGACCGCTGGTGCCTGCGGCAGCACGTGTCCGAGCGCGTGCTCTGGGACCTGGGCAAGGACTTCCGCTGCGCCGTGGGCAAGCTGTACCCCTCCTGCCTGCAGGAGTCTCCCTGGAAACCGCCCACCTACCTCTTCTCCCCCGACGGAGCCGAGGAGTTCCAGATAGACGGGGAGCTGGTGTCCCTCCCCCACGTATGGCTCTGA